Genomic segment of Hydractinia symbiolongicarpus strain clone_291-10 chromosome 5, HSymV2.1, whole genome shotgun sequence:
TTTTCAATGTCAACCAGTTCCACTCTTTACTGAAAGAGGTTGATTTAAAGCAGGATGTCCTGAAAACATCAAGTTAACATAGCTCCACCTTTTCTTCTTAGCAGCTACAGAAACAGCTTTAAGCACACTTACAGACGTGTCCACGGAGTATTGCTTGAATTTGTGCAAAGCATTGAAATCACGATTGGAATATAAACAGCCAGATGAAACTGTAGTGGTACTTATATTTttactgtttctatttatatgtgttttatattattttactgtttttctttatatatatattttttctatgtTAACTGCTCTTTGATTCTCTTTGATTGATTTACTAATAAAAAGCCCTTTCATGGTAAAAGATTTTGGATTTTCAGCTGTAATGGTTCAATATGTATTGGTCCAATCGCGCTCAAAAAAGTGCTCAAAACATTGttatcaataaaaacaacaacgcaTTTGTACAATTTTATGTTTTGTGATGTTTGTTAAAAAGCTATAGTTGGAAACAGCATTAGTCACTAAAGTTTTATGCTAAAATATGCAGGAACTTACTAGGCGAGACAACATGGCAATGTTTATGCAAAATAAGTTCTTGTTTATAATATACATTATACATTCTTTATTGTACACATATTTTATTGGCACTttccaatatatatatatatatatatatatatatatatatatatatatatatatatatatatatatatatatatatatatatatatatatatatatatatatatatatatatatatatatatatatatatatatatatatatatatatatatatatatatatatatatatatatatatatatatatatatatatatatatatatatatatatatatatatatatatatatatatatatatatatatatatatatatatatatatatatatatatatatatatatatatatatatatatatatatatatatatatatatatatatatatatatatatatatataatataatcatgaatttttaattttatttcacagTGAATTCGTTTTTTGCAAGTTTGTTCAAATTGGTGACAAAAATGCAATATTATTTGGCAATCATCTTGCTCCAATTCCCAGTAAACTAAAATCACTTCTAAAGCTTTTGTGACTCCCGCACAACATATAtttatagagaaaaaaataaaagctttagGTTACATACAAAAAAATGACAGCATAGATTCAGACTACGTACAACTTCCGTAAAAAATCCTTGACATAAACTAAGAATTTTTGGTTATATGTCCATTAATTAGATAGGCTGCATATTCATTGACTCTGCTACAGCTCACTCCAGTTAATAAAACAGCATGTTACTGCTTGACTATATAGCCAGCTATGCTGCCAGGCAATGTTTAGACCAGAGCCCCTTCCCCCCCTCTGAAAATGTAATTACAAAGAAATTCACTAGCACTATTAAACAGTTCAACATCCAGCACGGATAAGTAGGTTAAAAACATAAATCTTCCTTAGACATCTTTGTGGTAAGTTTAGTCTAACCTGCTATATAATGCACTGACTAAAGCTCTATCTAGGTAGCAAAACTCCCTTCGTgatttttatagctagctagttatgttGCTCACAGTGACTGTTTGTTGTTTAGCTTCCATTTTTATCAACTGCTAGCCACGCTAAGCACGATAAATCCATCTGTAAATTTATTGAAACAGTATAAAAGATAAGGTATCCAAAACTTTACCACAAACAGAGACAATAACACAACTTTATGTTTTTGTCTAGCCAATGTATCCTCAACATAACGTTTGCCAAACCAAAGCTGGTTGTCGGAAGCCTGTCCCTGAACTTCGACCCCCTGGGACTTGGACTAATTAAAATAATCCTGTCTTAACAAAATAATTGGCTATAAATATCTTATAAAGTATTAAATGTACCATGAGATATCTTTGATGTCTATTTACATTTTGTGAAGCTCTGTGACTTATGTGTAGGCCTGATTGCCGACAGATCACTGCTAGGTCCGATTGATAAATTTGCGACGTTGCGGCAATCGCTTAAAAAATCAGTCGAAGaaggaaaagaagaaaaatgatTATGTTTAGCTTATGTTGTCTAGCTTGACACATAAACAGATGGATTAACCAGTGTTATGAGGATCTAAAAATTTATTGTGGTCTGCAAAATATAAACTAACCATATGACTTTTCTGTcgatatatttctttttagataCTTAAGGTTGCAAAATTTCAATCTAATACTATGTTTAGAACTTGAGATATATTCCAATTTGTCTGTATTAAAATGTTTTCCtattctggtctgcaaattatacaaaaataaaaaatatatatatattcttttttccttttcatagagtttccaaaaatgtacaATGGCTCCTTTTAAGCTAAATGCCATAAGATGTACAATTCCCGTGTACTATacaatttgtattattttttaggaTTCGTTCAATCATATTCTCCAACATTTCTCTTCGGATGATCTGACGTCACTTCAAGATTACTGGTTGATGCGAATAAAAGCTGTGGCATTGAAACTTGAAAAAGAAGATTTGACGTTGCTAGATGAATACAATAATCTgaaggtttgtttgtttttgtttaaaagctcTTACTTTGAGGTTTAAATCTTCAgaaaaaagttagaaaaaaatccacaagaacgcagtaaaaattaaaacgcACTACACCTCTTGTAGATAATTACAAAACTTACAAAATTTCCATTTTACAGATTTGTTAGCTCttcataaacatttttataGGAATCTTCTGTTCGTTCCactataaaagaagaaaacggATGATAGTGTAAAGACGGTAGTACTTCAGGTAAACAGTCACTTTGTTgattaaaataaagcaaaaagttATATGAGAATATATAAGAGTTTTTGCATAAGCAATACAGTTGCTAAGGGTGTTGACTAAAATTGAACAGCTTGCTAACCAACTTCCAGGCACAACAGCCTTTccatgaacaattttttattcacTTAGCAACCATTTTTTATTCGCTTAGCAACCATTTGGACTGTGGCATAAgtttttttggatatttttgtGTGTTGAGTTTACTACTGAAGACCTGACCCCTAAAATTCGATGGTTACCCGCGCACAGTTTGGATAAAACTTATTTAATAAGTGGAGTTGAACAACAATACGAGATGTAAAATTAACTTTGTGTCGATGACGTGTTGATGACGTGATCattaatattttgtattttgtgtatTGTTACATGAGATCATggcatttaaagattttttcaaacGTACTTCTAATTCTCTTTTATAGTTTTGAGGATTGATTTCACACGCAAGAATACCAACACATTCACCGAAAAGCTGATGAAATTTACCAGAAGCTTACCAGATATATCTTCGGATAAATTATGAACATTTTCATGCATACACATTTTGCTTGTTATACTAGCTTGTATTACTACTGAAATTAGAAATGCGTTTCGTATGCATACAAAAAAGGCATGGCAATGTGCCATCGTTTGTTTTACCGTTAATAAATGAAATCTCCGTCCGATTGCTAAGTTTTTGTTGAATAGAAATCGGCCTTACTGCTGTAGAATTCCCGTGCctcctaaaataataaaatcattttcGCCGTTTTAAccgttattttaaaatttcccgCGTATACGCGAGGTGGTCCGGCAACCGATGCGTCATTatataatcttaaaaaaagtCAACCCGGTGAGCGAGACAGTGCGCTTGTCGGGAAGTACAAAATATATTCCAGAGTTatcctaaaattttaatttttgatgtgtttcctgaaaaaacagtaaaatcCTCCTTAATTTACCAAAAGAAATAAGTTCCAAAATAAGTGCCTGCGTTACCGTATGATAAACtgaaattaaacttattttacgGTGACAATTTTATCTTTCGAGTAACGACTGATGATTGACGGCAGGATTTCTTCACAGACATTaattttgttctttatttttttattggtatTTTCATAAGCAATTACTGTGTTTGCTGTACGATTTATTCAATGGgatgaaagaaaaacaaatatgttgGTGGGTCGTCATCATAAGATAAATATAAATCTTGAATGAAAAATCTCAATGTCAGACATTGTTAAATATGCGCAAGCCTTTAACATAATTCATCAGCTGGAACAAAAAAGATTTGACTGGATTTTGCTATCATTATCAACAGAGAAACAATATTATAAAGTTTATATGGGCGGGACAAGACTAAAACTGACATGTTATGTTTTTCCATAGAAAATAGTATTCTGTGTCAAAAGTTATACAGGATGAACCTCGTTTCCGGGCATTTTGCTTTTTGATTAATTTAATAAGacacagggggggggggggggggcaaaagTGACTGGGATCAAGGCAACGTCTatcccaggacctgttgtccctttttgcatatcggacggcGAGACGAATAAGTGCAGCGCCGATGAGAAACAAAAAGGCCTGGGAACAAGGCTGGGATCAAGAATGTTACTGGCACTATTGAACGGGATCCTTGTCTTCCGCTAATGGTCGAAAATGGTCCAAGACTATAATTATATCAAAGTTAacaataaaacataatttttattgcACAAAGTCATACTGTTTTTTTCTACCCAAATTTGGTAGTGCTCTCTATCTTCTTTTATTTGCACATCCACTTTAGTGTAGACCACTACACGATACTTCATAAGACCGCCCGTAAATACCTTGTACAAATATTTATTTCGATAGAAGAAAACTGCAATTTCAATCCTTTTCAAATATCATAATACAACCGCACTCCGTCTGGAGATTGTATAGGTTAAACTGAGGTGTTAATAAATTTGAAGGGCGCTAATTAGAGGGCGTTTCactgtttttaaaagttttacgaaaatatatttatgtgtATCACAAGAAACTTTATAGGTTTTGTTGAAAAATGGGAACGTTTAGTCATAGATAAAGCTCCGAAATACAGAGCTTTCCTGACCAAGAACATCTTTCATGCGCTGTGTACACAGAATTAAAATGGTGTACAAATACAATATATTCACACcgaatattctatttttatgcAACAAGCAAACACAGACACGACGCCACTGTGAATACTTCAGCTTTTTATGCAGTATTTACTATGATCTTCATAAACGTTCCGACTTTAGGAGAATCAGGTTCCTAGATATTCAAATAAACAACTTCATTTCCAGGCTGCTGTATATAAAGTACAGTAAATATTAAAGACGAGGCTGTGGATGTTGTTGTGTAAAGTCAACATGTTCGGATAAGTTGATGTCGCTTACATTGAAACATGAAGCTGATGATTCATTCCATTTGTTCTTGTTTGTTCAGCACTCGAGACAAAATTCCAAATTTAGCTTCTGATGTCATTCATGCACGAGTTAATTATGTTGATATTTTCGCAGTAAAATTTCTACAATTCTTATACtcctttttcatattttgtgaagtaaaaaacgtaaaatgggtcttttttatatattttatacacCAGTTATTATCTTTAAAAGGGTTTAAACCAATATGTTAAAAACGTTAAATGTATATCAAAGAGAGTTTGGCCGTAgcctctttaaaaaaataatactgcAGAAGATCTGCGTAAAATAGGCCAGGGTTGACTTATGCCGCCCTAATTATCCTCGTTTCCTCTTGCCTTGAATGGCCGTAAGGTCATTTTAGAAGTAAAATGCCATCGGGATAAAGTTGCGGGCTTAATAACTACAACAGCAGCAAAgttgataaattttaaaaaaaacgcgaCAATGATGGTTACCCAAAGTTTATGCCGCTGACAAAGGTCTGAATTACCATATTATCACACATTCTATTCTCATTTAAAGGCTTGAATTGCCtttaatatatatatgaaaCCCCAGTATAAAATAATACACCATAATTTTGTTGTGAGCCGATGTTTTCTCAGCAATACCCCACGTAAGTATTAAAGTTTCTTCACTGCACTCTTGTTTATGTTccggagaaaaaatattttagtagaTTGTCTCTTTCCGGTATAAAATTCGTAAGCATCCATTTTTAACAGTTCTCATATACTTTGCAGAACAAGAAAAAGGAAAACGCGGGAAAGTGacttatttttcacaatttggtAAAATTCACTAGCACTTTATTACTGCTTTCTTTTCACCTAAAGTAGTACATTCTCTCGGATACGTTTTACCTTCTTGACAATTCCCttaaaatattatcttttttctcggaaatttccaacacaaaaGCAAATGCTGTCAACTTtccttgaaaatgtttttgaaattaaCCTGGCTTCAAGGTTTCTTTTCTCCTTTTTCTGATATGTGAAGAAACCCTAACACTGTGATTCAGGTTTTCTAAAGCAATATATTTGTTGGTTAAATCTCGAAGACCCTACTCCTAAATTTGCAAAACCTTATTACTGCTAATCATAGTCTGGCCGGgtaaaaaagaaagtttctGCTGGTAACATGAATAGTTCTCCCGATAAGGTAAATTTTATCCTCCTAACCACATGATTCCGTGACGTATAAACAGTTTTTTTCGGGTAGATATTAAATCGTGGTGATAATCCAAACAGTTAATGCGTTTTATGTATAAAATGTATAGTACTTTCAAGAAGTCTGTCTCTAGCACAGTTGAACTGCGAACCATGAATATATAATGTAATCTATCATGATTCATGCATCGAACCCAGAAAACCATACGGAAATCATTCATACATGTTTAAATACGAAGAGATTGCATAATCGGGATTTTCGGGTTAACAACaagttactgatatttgatctgtttttttttatataaaggaaATGAAACCTCAGTATATCATGCTTCGTCTCATGTAATAACAACACGCACTTTCATTGTAAACATACTTGTACCCAGACTCCTGGATGAATGACAACTTTCTTGTTATGATGAAATTAGCACAGTTGTGTGATATCAACATCGAGTCCTGGTGGTTGGTAAGCGTTTAAAAATTCAACATTCACATAAAGTTGGGAGTATCACTAAGTTTGTAATTCATGGGATCACAAAAATTGTTTATGTTTGATGAAGAGAGAAAAGTCATTGGTTTTAAGAAAGTGGTATTTAAGTGAAAATAATTTGATGAGATTAGTCTGGAATATAAAAGAATGGAGCTCTAGTGATACAGGCCCGGCATAGTAGGTTCTTATGCTGAAAAACTCCACATCAATACAAACgtattacttttttgtttaaccTTGAATTGTATCGcgttgttttctatttttttatgaacAGATGTATAtattccttttttatttctaaagaaATTTATAGTGGtaaattttacagaaaattttTATGCTCTTGACCGCAAGTGGGAGATTTATAATCTTGACATTCTGTAAGCATGTGGAAGGTCATTAACAGCATGCAGAGAATGATATAATGACGTAATATTTCTGATTTTCATTAATCTTATATTTTAAGGTATATTTAAAACTCGTAGGACGaatatttttagattatttCTAGATACAGGTAGCTGGGATAACGGGATGACAATTTGGTTTATGCTTTTATATGAGTGGTCcttgttttaaaattagaatCTAATTTACTCGTCGTTCATCTTACTTGCATCAACACGATATTGTTGCTACTACAAAAGTATTAATTTAttcacctttttaaaaacttgttttacACTTTTAAGGTTTATAAGGAAAGTAAGATTATTAAAATGACAGCaaagattttttgaaaacacaaaTTTGTTTGTATAGATTGTTGATAGTAAACAATCGTTGACGTACAAATGACATGTCTACGAATAATTGATTGCTTTGtcataaaaacatatttgatCAATTTGTGAAAACGTCCAGACCTCTTGAAAGCCGGGTATGAAGTAATGAAGTAAGATGACAGGAAATATGGCGGGAAATATAAGTACTTCTTAAAACgatgtttgtttacttttggaATGAGACATGCAACCGCATTTATACCTTTAcatacacactttttttataagaataccaaaattctaaccaggctggtcattattcttatttctctgtTGTTATATACAATAGACCTATTTTTCTTAACTAGAAATCctagcctgatattcttataaagcatattcttaataaaaaaaaaagcgtgtatttaaaagaaaacgTTACTCATCATGACCGGTCCCCGTCCTATTTATAGGGTAAGGGAAGAGAAGTGAGGTGCTGGTGTTTTCTATGCCACTAAGACGAGATTATGTGCATGATTGAAAAGTTTATGTAactttttctaaataaaaaaaaattttcaccaGAAAATCTGAGTACGAAGAAGCAAAAATTTGTGACATTCAGCTCTATTTTTTAGGATGCTTTATTCTATTCTGTATTTATTTCTTTAGATAAAATCAAAATGGAACCTGGTTCACAAGAATACATAATTGTATTCTCTGGGGGGATTATGATCATAATCCTTTTATCATTATTTGGAAACACGCTGGTATGTTTCGCCGTTTATCATTCAAGAAATCTTCGCGCTGGGGTTAATTATCTTATAGTCTCGCTTGCTGTTGCAGACATTTTAATAGCATCAATAGCAATGCCGATATGGCTGTTCTTTGAAATAACAGCTTTTAATCACCTATCCCATAATACATCACTCATACTGCATAACATTTGGACATTTATAGACATACTTGGTGCAATAGCATCAATCGCCAACTTGACAGCAATAAGCTATGAAAGACTTTGGTCTGTGTTTTCACCATTCAAACATCGACGTTACATGACGAGCTTCACAGCTGGGGTTACTATCTTTATTGTATGGGTTTACGCTGTCATAGTAGCAGCGACAAATCTTATGCATAAAGACTGGGAATATGTGACAATCTACACGGCTTGTATTGGTTTCTTTTTCCCTCTCTCGTTGATAATAATTGCTTACGTGTGCATTTTTATTATCGTTAATAAAAGTCCACGCAATGTTATTTCACAGCAGGATAATTCACGAATCAACCGGACCATTTGTATTATCGTGGGTTTATTTATTCTATGTTGGGCACCTTTCTTCGTTACATCTCTTCTTTTACACAAATGTTTGAGTTGTTATATGTTTATCATTGAAAATTTATGGCTTCGCTCGCTCATCAAATGGTTGCATTATTTTAATAGCTGCTTAAACCCGCTTGTTTACGGAATTGCAAACGCGCAATATAAAGATGCGTTTAAAGCAGTTTTTCGACAAATGTGTTTCCGGTTTGTGTTTAAAAATCAGAATGAGAATATTGAAGAATTAAACCTACCCATATATTATCCAAGACAAGTGTCTGAAACTTCAAAAGCACTATGTATAGAACTCACACCGGAAGAGAAAGAACCAGATGGTGCAATTGGTGGATTTCGACCAATCAATGAGCTTCAAGAAGATCGCTATTTACCAGGCGACTACCGAGCTTTGCCAAGTTTTCCAACGCCAAGGATGAAGCGCTTACATTCGAATAACACAACCACAACGGAGGAGAGTTTGTTAGGCGCGAATTGCCTTGATGATACAGAAGCGTTACAGAGAGCTTTACTTAACCCGGAATCACTAACAAGAACAAGTTACATTTAAATTTTCTTACAACCTCGATATAATTTAAAACTGTGAAgcgtatatttaaaaaatacaatgtaCAACTATAAACATTACTccgtattttttataaaaactaaagACTAAAATTggaatttaattctcttttgcTAGATTTTTTTATGGATAACATATTTATACCTGATGCTTCTGTATATAAAGGTCatgtattatacttttgacaagatatcatattacattttttttctcgTCTTCTTAGTTAGAGTCTGTGCTTAGCGATGATTCTTGTGATGAGAATTACTTCCAATAACTTATGT
This window contains:
- the LOC130645227 gene encoding 5-hydroxytryptamine receptor-like codes for the protein MEPGSQEYIIVFSGGIMIIILLSLFGNTLVCFAVYHSRNLRAGVNYLIVSLAVADILIASIAMPIWLFFEITAFNHLSHNTSLILHNIWTFIDILGAIASIANLTAISYERLWSVFSPFKHRRYMTSFTAGVTIFIVWVYAVIVAATNLMHKDWEYVTIYTACIGFFFPLSLIIIAYVCIFIIVNKSPRNVISQQDNSRINRTICIIVGLFILCWAPFFVTSLLLHKCLSCYMFIIENLWLRSLIKWLHYFNSCLNPLVYGIANAQYKDAFKAVFRQMCFRFVFKNQNENIEELNLPIYYPRQVSETSKALCIELTPEEKEPDGAIGGFRPINELQEDRYLPGDYRALPSFPTPRMKRLHSNNTTTTEESLLGANCLDDTEALQRALLNPESLTRTSYI